The nucleotide window GGAATCCGATTCAACCCCAAGGTCtgttcttcctcatcttcttcttcctcatcttcttcttcttcttcttcttcttcttcttctcaaacTCTAAATGAAAATCTAAGACGTGAAGTGCTGCTGTGCTCAGGTTCGAGCTCTTTACGTGGATCAGTGGTCCACATCCAGGACTCGTCAGTCCCAGGCTGCCCAGGGCGGAGCGACCAGTCCCGGGACACCTCAGACCTCCACCTCCCCAGATGGAGCAGAGACGGGAGTCCGACCGCGGAGGCAAATGGCGTCTCTTCTGATGACCAAACTGAAGACAGAGAGGTGACACAAGTCATTCTGATGATAGTCGTTCCCTAGAGACTCTACAGAAAACATCATCAGGTTCACACTGCGACTCGTGAAGGTCACAGgagtttgttttgtctgaagcGTGTGAgatgtgtttgttattggaaCCAAGAGGAACCGAGCACATGTTCTCATGGAGGTGACTGCAGTACCACCGTGTGCCTGAAGGCATGAGCCACCAGCAGAACTCAGTCTCAAATATATTATTCAGTTTATCATCACACACAACGTTTTAAAGATTATGCTGCATGTGGAATTAATAACATTTGACTTTGCCCCCCCCCAAGCACCGGTCAACTACTCATTGAAGTTCAGCTGGTTCCCTTCTTAAGGCCGGTCGTGGTCTTTAATTCTAATTCCCTGTATTTGTATAATCGACCATATTTTAGATAGATATTCTCTGAGCTGAGGGTGGGATTTGAtccaataaaaatctggatctagtgaatttcaaTACGGCTTCATAAggaggctgctggtggaggtgtgagctcAACTGAGTGAAGATCCAGTTTCAATCGTTCCATATTGAatcatgtaaaatgtgaaattcaaTTCACAGCCGCCCTCTTGTCTTTAAGTATCACGACCTTTGCCCTTTCTCTCCAAAGGTCGAGGTTCATCTCTGACAAACATGGCGTCAGCATCACCTCCGACCACCAGTTTAACAAGGGGAAGCTCTGCTTGTGTATGGAAGACACATACGAGGTATTGATTATGATGCTGCTGAACCAGATCCAGCTGTTGTGGTTCAAATACAAATAcctcagtttttctctttgtaaaCAGTACGAGGTCAAGCTGAGTGTGAGAAACTCTGGAGCAGAGCCGGTGCACTTCACCTACTACACTCCGCTGCACTGGCTCAAACACTTGGCTCTGACGGACGAGCACAACGTGACCAGAAAGAACCCTCTGACTCTCAGACCAGGTAAACCATCACAGGTGAGTGTTGGAAAGCACGGTGAACACACAGCTTATTACCGtctgttgtgtcctcaggtgacAGCTACGACATCAGCGTTCACTTCCAGTGCAGCTGGGTGGGTTTCTATCCAGTGACTCTGGCCTTTGAATTCAAACCTGACCCGGAGCCGACCTCCGCTGAGTTCTACATCGTGCGCTTCATCGAGGCTCGGTGTATAACGGCCTTAGGCGTGGAGCTAGCGCCCATCGCACCCTACAAACCTCAGCCCCTCTGTACGTGGACCCCCGAGGTCGACTGCACCATCGTGGACGGGCAGCGACCTGACGGGTAAAACTGTTTGTTTCAATCTGCAGTGAAACAGACgtcacatgtttgattcctTCTGTTGTCTACAGGTCTTTACCAAGTCTGTATCTTTCGTCTGAAAGTCTTTACGGGATTGAATTGTTGCGTTGTTCACGTCTGTCCAAGTCGTTCCAGTTGTTTGAGCTGTTTCCTTCTTGTTAATGTGCGTCTCAGAGCTGACGGTGAATCACAGACGTCCTGAAACTGACCAAACCAActctttgctttttgtctccTCTCACCAGGCTGTCGGTGTTGCATCTGAAAAATGTGGTTCCTTTAAAAAAGTATTGTATTCCACCATATGTGAACCAACTCATCGAGTCCCTGAAGTCCCGTCACTCTGGTCAAAGGTAAATTCACAACGTTAGCAACACATTATTAGCTTTACGAGCTAATTCAGCTCCGTCAGAGCTGCTGCCCTGTTTTGTCTATTTCATCTGTATCCGTAACTTTTCAGAAGACGTGTGAACGCAGAGTATGGACAGCAGCCTCTGTCCGTTTCACATGTATAATGTGGAGCTTAGCCTGTACGATATATAAATCCAACCAGCCTCTGTTCCTCAGTATAAACGCTGCCGTACACTTGTTGTACTCGTGTCTGATCAGACAGACGCTGCTGGAGACTCCGCTCAGCTGGGAGATCTACACCCAGAagttccagctgctgctgtttctggaGGAGCATCAGATGGAGTCGGACATCAAGAGATACAACATCCCCAACAACGAGAGAGAAGAACACGCCGTCATGTCCAGAGACAAATCCAACAAGAAGCTCCTCGTTCTGGACGTAAATATGTGACACTCATCCACTCAATCActatctatatatatgtatatatatatatatatacacactccTGTAGCTACTGATGTATACGTATCAGTGACtgtaaagatgatcagtgactgtatacgATCAGAGTATATCTCCGTCTCCCAGGTACCGGGTGTCTCTGAGAACCGTCCCTCTGTTCTACGCGGAGATCAGCTGCTGGTTTGTCCCAAAGGAGAATCGGGGGTGAAGTACCGAGGCTACGTTCACAGTGTGGAGCTGAACAAAGTCAAACTGGGCTTCAGCTCCGAGTACGACCACGGAAATTCAGCAAGGCACAAAAATTCACAACATTTCACTGATGGTTAACAGAGAATGAGATGAGTTTGCTTCTTTGCAGTTTGCTGAATCGGTTCTTTGAGGGGATGAGGTTCAGCGTGGAGTTCACGTTGAACCGGACGAGCCTGCGTGttcagcacagagcagcagaactGGCAGCTGAACACAGCCTGGAGGAGcttctgtttcctgctgctccgACCCAGCAGCAGACCGAGCTGCCCGACCTCAGGTCAGTCAAGCTGCTGCTTGTTGTGcttgtttctgcagcttcctccttCTGCACGAGTCAGTGAGTCATGTCAGGTCACATTATCACTGACTGATGTGCCGACGCTTCACAGCCAACGCCCAGAAATCCCAAAAGTGATAACCGGCTCCTGTGAGCGCTGAGCGAGTTGATTGGAAGAAAAATTAACATTTAACGTCCAAGGGAAGGAAAGCGCCCTCTACTGACAGCTTCAGTTACTACAGTAGGATTCTGACAAAGACTTTATTTCACTACCAGACAGCGCAGCTTCACTCAGATacttcatgttgttgtgtggtTTCTACTTCAGCCACTGAAAGTTTTATTGGACGTACGTTGACTTTTCATTACAGCGCAGCAGCTGGGACACACGGGAAAATAATGTCCAAAACAAAAGTTCTCCTGTGAGATTTTGTGTTCATCGCTGTGTCGCTCTTTTGTTCACAGTCTGTTTGACCGGAACCTGGAGAAGAACCCAGAACAGCTTCGAGCTGTACAGCACATCGTAGCTGGATCGTCCAAACCGGCCCCCTACCTGGTGTTTGGTCCACCTGGAACAGGTGCAGCAAGTTTACTGTGGTTCTGTTTAAAGAACCCGTCAACATGCGGTTTGCTGGTCAGGTGTATCTCATACCTCACAAGCTAAGAGAAGTTAGATCTGTGATCAGGAAAGTAATAATTAACGTTAGCTAAGGAAGCAGAGTCCGAGCTGTGGCAGGACCGAGCTCACGTTAGGCCACAAAGATTCAAATCCTCAGTGACACGTCAGAGCTGATTCCTCATGAGAGAGTAAAGAGACTGAGATGAACTGTCAACACAGAATCACAGGATTCAACCTGGAACATGAATTCTTCGTTTCACAGAGACTTAAAGGAAAATAGATGAGATTTATGCTTTAATCAATGACAGAGATGAAGTTTCTGGTCAAAACCAGAAGTTTATCGACTGACTTCTTCTGGTTTGTCTGTTCAGGTAAAACTGTGACTCTGGTGGAGGCCATCAAGCAGATAGAGAAGACTCAGGCCTCCTGCCACATCCTGGCCTGCGCTCCCTCCAACAGCGCTGCTGACCTGCTCTGCGGGAAGATCCTGGATCACGTGGATAATTTTAAAGTGTTCCGCATGTACGCCAGCAGCCGGGACCCAAAATGTgtccctgaagagctgcaggtcAGTTATACTCCACATCCGTTCATCCACGAGATGATGGAGCAGCTTCACGTGTGTCTGAGGTGTGTGAACGGATTCTCTGGTTCTTTCAGAGCTGCTCTAACCTGGTGGGCGACTGCTACGACTTTCCTCCTAAAGAGGAGCTGATGGAGTACAGGGTCATGGTCACCACCCTGGTAACAGCTGGGAGGTAGGGAGGGACTCGCCTGCATGACGCTGACACTGTTGTAGgatttacttcctgtttacgTTCTGTCAACGCTCAACACGTGTGTGGTCTCTGCAGGCTGGTCACAGGAGGAATTCCCTCTGGTCACTTCACTCACGTGTTCGTGGACGAGGCCGGACACGCTGTGGAGACCGAGTCTTTGATCCCATTGGCAGGTAACGACCACGGCGTGTTTGTCTCTATGCCGACGACAGATCTGTTCGCCCACGCTCGTGAACGGGTTCCCTCAGGAGCAGCCGGTGGGACCGAGCGTTCACTTGGACTGATTAGAatgtgaaggtcaaaggtcaatgtgaACTTTTTACGCTAAGTTCAAGAATCACTGAACTAACAAAGACAGGTTTTTAGACAAGTGttgaataaaatcataaaaactgGATAAAATCGTGAAGCATGTAATATTCAAAATGTCCAACATTAATGCCACTGTGACATCATTGTTAAGTTGTGTAAAAACACAAGTATTTATAGTATTTGTATATagtgtatctgtatctgtttcCAAAGGGCTGCTCCATGCACAGACGGGTCAGGTGGTTCTGGCTGGAGACCCCAAGCAGCTCGGACCCATCCTCAGATCCCCGTTTGCTCTGAAACATGGTTTGggtgaggacagacacacacacacacacacacacacacacacacacacacacacattgaatccatggttgtgtgtttgtctgttggatGTGTTGAGTGAAAAGcttcctctgtctgcaggagtttCCCTGTTGCAGCGCATGATGACCCATTTCTCTCTGTACCAGAAGGACGAGGGCGAGTTGGACCGTCGCTTTGTCACCAAACTGCTGTGTAACTACAGGTGTGAACGGCAACCGACTGTGTGGGTTTGATTTTACCAACTGAgtctgaatgtgttttcatcctGTTGGTCAGGTCCCATCCGTCCATCCTGAAGATTCCCAACGAGCTCTTCTACGACTCGGAGCTGCTGTGCAACGCAGACGAAATGCTACGCAACTCCTACTGCAACTGGCCACACCTCCCTAAGAGCGTAAAGACTCTGCTACAACACAACTCTGTGACAACACAACTTTATAAGAACACAGATTTGTTacaacacaactttatttaaattcaggGTTTCCCGTTGATCTTCCACGGTGTAACTGGCGTTGACGAGCGCGAGGCCAGCAGTCCGTCGTTCTTCAACAGAGCGGAGGTGGAGGTGCTGATGGAGTACGtgaagaagctgctggagaCACAAGGCAAGAAGGGCCTGGCTACCATCTCACCTAAAGACATAGGCATCATCGCCCCCTACAGGAAACAGGTAGGACGTCATCTAACAGTTCAAAACAACACGCTCAAGTGGAAACGTGattatgaacatgtgattataAACATGTTATTATGAACATGTGATCACATGTAgtaagtgtttttctttttctcgaTGTTTCAGGTGCAGAAAATCCGTCAGGCTCTGAACAAAGTTGCGGACAAATTTAAATTTAGGAACATGGATAAACTGAAGGTAACAAGATATTTCACACTAAATCAAACTGACACACAGAAGAAGCAGTGTGGGATGCTGGGAGTTGTAGTCtgagttgtagtcttcattaAGAGTTgggtgaagcagtgtgggatgctgggagttgtagtcttcattaAGAGTTgggtgaagcagtgtgggatgctgggagttgtagtcttcattaAGAGTTgggtgaagcagtgtgggatgctgggagttgtagtcttcattaAGAGTTGgttgaagcagtgtgggatgctgggagttgtagtcttcattaAGAGTTgggtgaagcagtgtgggatgctgggagttgtagtcttcattaAGAGTTGGGTGAAGCCTTGAGGTTTGCCTCCATGTGTCAGGTGGGGTCGGTGGAGGAGTTCCAGGGTCAGGAGAGGAGGGTCATCTTGGTGTCCACAGTTCGCAGCAGCTCCAGTTACACCGACTTCGACAAACAGTTCAACTTGGGCTTTGTCAAGAATGAGAAGGTACGAAACACATGCACTGTGCACGTGCACGAAGAACACGATCCTCACTCgcgcttttcttttccagagaTTTAATGTGGCCATAACTCGAGCCAAAGCCCTGCTGATCGTATTGGGAAACCCCAGAGTGCTGAACACAGATCCCACCTGGGCTCAGTGAGTGTCACATGGTCTCTTCaggttctcacacacacacacacacacacagaatgatgATGTAATGGTTTCACTTTACACTCGCTGTCGCCTGCAGCTTCATCAAGTTCTGCAGCGACAGCGGAGGATACGACGGCATCAGTCTCTCCGGCATCCtcgcagaggaagaggaggaagtagTGACGAGACTCGCTGCTCTCTACATCAGAATCGACcaaggtgacacacacacacacacacacacacacacacacacacacacacacacacacacacacacacacacacacacacacacacacacacacgttacttTGACCAGAGACCAGAGGTGTTCAAAGTGTTCATGTGTCCTCGTCAGTGGAGACGGACGAGAGTGCCGTCCAGCAGTACCTGGACCCGGAGTGGAGGAGCGACCTGTGAACATCGTCCTGATCACGTGACGGCTTCATTCTTCATTTACTTCACCACAAACTTCAGAttcatcaaaacattttctacGTTTCTACTTAAACTCAACAAAAACGACTCAGCAGCAACTTTGCAAGAATCAAGAAACTTTATTGTCACAACAAAGTTGATTATAATTTGTTTCTGTGAGCTCATTCAAACATAGAAAAGACAAGTGATGAATTCacttacaaataaataatatcaaataatacgaaacacaaaaataaaatatgagcccttaaaggttcagtgtgtaagattcaggtgaacaCAGAGAAGTTTGGTAAAATAcatgcaaagaaaaaataatacccaatttaatacatttaaaatgaaaatatatacgTGACTAATTATTTAACATTAAACCTGAAGTCGCGTTCAAAATACTATAATCATGGTAATTagtaataaatatgaaaaataagtaATGAACAGGATCTGAACTCGTTCAGTGTTTCTACAACTGACTTGATGAAGTTTTAGACATAATCGTTCTTGGAACTTTTCTCCGTCTTCTCTgctgtttcatagtttttattgaTTCAGTGAAACATCTGTTCTGCAGCATCACATCTGGATAATGAATAATATGTGAGTGATTATTTGTTCTGGAAACAGCTGATTTTACTTGTTttaaccaaatgaaaatgttcctgTTCTCTTCTTCAAATGGTTCAGATGATTTTTGGTTTGCTGATTTTAATAATAACTGGAAAAGAATGTTAATGAATTActggtgtgttgtttgttttttactcatGAGGCTTTAATCCGAGTTTATATCAACTATCACGTCACCTGTTGGTTCGAGCTGTTCTGAAGtgtgttcagcgccatcttggtttttgagaccagaagtaaccatatttggaggagcggggggtggagcctgactcagagccacctgcacccattggatgtactagctgtcaatcacactgtagTACAAGTGCTGGAGGAAAGTTTGATTTGACGCGTCAATAtttatcaaaacatttcatgtttaaaactATTTACAACTTCAAGTGCGTTTTTCTCCGTCACACTGGAAAATATGAGATTAATGGAAACAACCGTAAatttgattaataataatttattaattcatgTGTAATTTATTAAATGTGTGATGTAGATCAAATGGATTGTAACATCAGGAACCAGTTGTATAGTTCTTGGTTGTGAGATATGGGGGGGGTCTCAGGTGGGgggatttcacacactcagtgcTCAGAATGATACTGGGGCTGGGTGGGGGGCTGATTGTACTGGGTATTTCGCACACTGGTTGTTTTCAACTAAAACTTccaatatttaatcaaatcatttgTGAGACTTTGAATTTCAGGATTGTAAATGTCGTGTTTTGACCCTCAGGGCCGCCGTAGATTCGGCCTCTAATTGATATCCCTCTGTAGTTCTACTGCTGCTCCACATGAGGGCGCTgccacacaacaacacaaacggTTCATCAGGAACAAAACGAAACAACACGACTTTTAATAACTGAATTGTTCTCGACGCAGTTTTAACGTCTCCGTGTTTCTGAAATTTAAGAACAGATCAAATCAGCATTTGAAAAAACAGTCATGTAAATTTGAATCTAAACGTATAATCGTGTATGTAATTATATCATAATAATGTAGAAtggaaaaaacatgttgaactGAAGGTTGTTGAAGTGTTCTGGAAACTCAAAGACCCAAAGAAGAATTCACACtttaaactacaaaaaaatatatttttcggttttcatttttatatttattcatttatttcacatattttattgcatttatgctttatttaaaaatgactgaTGTATAAATGAAacgtaaaaataaaatacagaaataaataattttgggGAAAGGGTGAGTTTGCACATggaaaataatacataaattgaacataaaagagaaaaacttaattttaaaaaggtaaaattaAATGGGgaagtaaataaatgttgtgATCAATACAAAggtagataaataaaaactgaaatattatatatatatatacattcatGTTTGAACtattaacaatgtttatttgaatattttctttcatgtgaTTAATTTctattatctttatttttacttttgtcagTTTCATCATCATAACTTCTGTTTTCTAATAAGTTGCTGGTTTAACGAGATGGTTTCAGTGGGACTGGTTTCAGTGTCCGAGCCGCAGCTGCGTGACTCTGGTATGTTGGAATTATAACagactgctgtgtgtgtgtgtgtgtgtgtgtgtgtgtgtgtgtgtgtgtgtgtgtgtgtgtgtgtgtgtgtgtgtgtgtgtgtgtgtgtgtgtgtgtgtgtgtgtgtgtgtgtgtgtgtgtgtgtgtgtgtgtgtgtgtgtgtgtgtgtgtgtgtgtgtgtgtgtgggcatcaTATCACGCCCCAAGAGGGTTGAAATGTCAAACGTTGTCACCCGACTGTCCaagtgtgacacacacacacttttcctctCTTGTAAATGTCTCCTGAAATTCATGACATCATTGTAACAGCAGatcactttctgtttctacacACACAGCGTTCCTTCAGGTCcacaggatatatatatatatatatgttacaCACTCATTGGTGTTTCTGTCGTTGTGAGGACCCTGGTTGATCCAGTGTTACCTGGACACTGGTTCGTTatctaaacctgattctaacacAAACCTAAAGTCCTGAAACAGACCTTGAGTTGTGAGGACTCGACAAAATGTCGTCATAACACAAGTGTTTCTGTCCCTGACGACAATAACTTACACAACTTTGACCTCAACCTGAAACCGAATCTCCAGCTTCACTGGTTCTGTCTCCGAGTCCCCACAAcatcactacacacacactcccacacacacacacacacacacacacacacacacacacacacacacacacacagtgatttaacTCTAATGGAGCCGATGgctgagtgactgtgtgtgttacaggtgaTGTGGGGACCAGTGTTTGTCGTCTTTATAGAGTCCCCACAAGTTTagtcagaaatgttttattgatgaCATAAGGTTCAAGTGAGTCAAtaaaatgtcctctgaagtcttGGAGacacaacgtgtgtgtgtgtgtgtgtgtgtgtgtgtgtgtgtgtgtgtgtgtgtgtgtgtgtgtgtgtgtgtgtgtgtgtgtgtgtgtgtgtgtgtgtgtgtggacatcgAAGGGTCTGGGCTTTAGTTCTCTTTAGTCGTCATGGAAACACGAATGATCACATTTCCACTTTTTCCtccatttagttttttatgtcACTGAAAAGATAGAAATAGAAACATCAGCACTTTACAACACTTACAAATGTAACTAAATACATTAACTCAATTACTTTGAAGTACTTGTAGCCgacttgtgtttttccatttcatggTACTTTAGACCGTGTTTCTACTCCAATAACATTCATCATCTTTAGGTGCTTGGAAAATTAGGATTTTTGCACATGAAACAtatgaaaagcttttaaatgattattataatattgttgttattgaaagatttttgtcatttttcacgTAAAATACGAAACATAATTTTTTCTCTAATCTGAGGTTTTACAGCTTTTATATCTTTCTTAATTAATTTaatagtttgtttattttcaacaattcagttttttaaatgagttaaaACTCGTCAGCCAATGAAAACCCAGTGTCTATAAATAAGTGGATtgtctctccatcctctgttCGTCCTCGTCTCTCAGTCGCTGCGTCCCAGTGGTCCAGTTTAATCCCAGTAcagactgggagagagagagagagagatggacgagagagcaacagacagatcagaggggggggggggtacatAAGCAGAGTTCATTtgtaacacgcacacacacacacactctcacacacacacacacacacacaccctgggaGGCTGACGGACGCTCGGCTGAAGGTCTGaacaaaggtttgttttctcttttatatataaattattctCATCAAACctctttttaacatttttctatttgaatatttattcaGATCTGATGCAGAAGTCTTTTCAAAGTGTTGGTTTGAAGTTGAATTTCTTTTCTAACTTCAGGTCGACTGAGTTTGAAACttaaaactgtgaaagtgaaaagtgtAAAGGTGTAATTCAGAAggtgaatttaaaataatatcagTCGGATTCAGTTCAGCTCAAGAAATATTGTGGatacatgttatatatatatataaagacaaaatgcaGAAACTTCACGTTGACTAAAATTTGAGTTATAAATTCTGACGCATGTTtcacaagataaaaaagaaatgtgaactttctgtaaaaaaaacttttttaatttgtagttCAACCaaaacacagtgtttgtgtgctaaTTACAGCTCAAGGtattttttagtttagtttttagtttatttaactGTTGAGCCACAGTTAGCTCTAATGCTAAGTTCCGATAGCCACGGCTAACCTCAGCAAAACTAATCTCAtagctgcttttctttttttctgactCCAGTCTATTTCTTTTGTCGATAAACTGCCTCATTTAAATTAATGTCTCATTGATTTCTGGAGAAAATGTTCTGTGagtaacatttacaaaaacctTTGTTATCAATGACACCGGTGGCCATTTTGAAAACTGCAGTCAGCGCCCACTTTGCCGCGCTCACACTCGAACACTCACAAGCCATTTTCAGACGTGAGCTCCGGAAGATGTTTGCACCAGAGTTtgtgatgtcaacatgatcacatgacctcagaggtaacacgtcacttcctgtctctgtctgctgcacccggctgccccctctcacctgaaccatgaggaggatctgatgctgtgaacgagtctgtgcagaaaacctgctgctgagttgttcagctgggaaacaaactctggagacaATTCTCCTAAGTTCCGTTCGTCTGTTCAtcatggttttgttttgctgttgagtTGATTTCTAGGAGCTGGTCGTTCTCCTTCGGTTGAACAGCGTCACTGAgagttttgtgtttctgcagatgaGTGCGGCTCTGATCCATGACCGGCTGCACATTAAGACGTTCTGGGAGAAGAAGATTAACTCTGAGGGTCAGTTTGCTGACAAcgaggagcagaggatgaacAAGAGCGCACTGAACAAGTCAGTAACACACGACAGCTCAacaacacacagttacacagcAGAAAGTCCAACTCTAAGTTTCATAAGTCTCAGACCACATCTGTTTTCAACGTTGAGTATATAACTACTAAACTATAACTCTGCTACGGAGCTCCAGAGTTCAAGAGCCGCTAATACTGAGATGTTCCTCAACGACGACGGAGACGCTCAGCACCTCTTTTAagtcacgacgtagccttctCTGGTtggtcaggctcctgtcacatgaccttccAGAATAAGCTAAGCTAAACCCAATCTGATCTTCTCTTGGAGACACagttcaatttaattcaattcagtttaatCCAAGGGCTGCATTCCTGAAGAAATGCAGCGTAAAGAACATTATTCAGGtccagaaaacaaatgtgaggCAAACTTCCATGACCTCTACAGAGTCCTGGTTCATCTGGTTCTTAGATCCACAAGTTAACAATCAGCTGGAGTCTCTTTTTAACACCTTGGAAACTGTTCCTGGAGAGATTAAGCAGTGTGATAACTGAAGAAGCTCCACCTCACCCGTCTGCCACAGGAGCGTCAGGCAGCCTCATGAAATCCAAAGCTGTCAGCATCTCAGAGTGAATATTTACAATCAAGGTCAGTTTACATTTCAATACCCACATCAACAGAATTACAAAATCTGCCTACTTCCACCTGAAGGAGAAACTTGTCCACGCCTTTGTTTGTAAGAGACTTGTTTATTCTAACAGCGTCTTTTTGTctgtcttgtttcctctctaattatttttctctgtttaatgaCTCTTGTATGTTTTGTAAGAACTTTTCCGTTATGTCTTTATAAATACACTCACCATGGCTAGCCTTagtcgcctcctggtggctggctgcagtacaggtcataaaccatgtctcctccatgttggcagatgggacatgaacaaATCTAAAGAGTAAAAGTCAGGGTTTCCATTATGTACAACCCACCGCTTTCAAATTATTACCTCCACCGCTTCAGAATTAAGACAGAAGCACATTATTTCCAGTTACCTTTACGGTGTCTGAGACTCCTCCCTTTACTCCCCCTGCTGGCCGGCGCTCACTTTATGGAGCCAAGACCTTGTGTGGAAAGACATcgattttatttgaaatgggATTTTCTAAGTTAAACGTAGTGGATGTAGAAAACGTCCAGGTCAACACCTTGATCCAGAAGAACGCTGCCTAATCTGGGCAAAGCTTCTCTTCTGAAGACGAGGTCTGTGAATGTGGCGTCTGTTGTAGACATGTGACACATCTAAAAACAGATGGGCTCATTACAAACAGCTTC belongs to Hippoglossus stenolepis isolate QCI-W04-F060 chromosome 9, HSTE1.2, whole genome shotgun sequence and includes:
- the LOC118115233 gene encoding putative helicase mov-10-B.2, translating into MKLSQRVQVGLEFYEFLNETNRSSITERNRLSEVYNREFRSRNQGSKDPSFSSIVYALKTYGKITVRRGIRFNPKVRALYVDQWSTSRTRQSQAAQGGATSPGTPQTSTSPDGAETGVRPRRQMASLLMTKLKTERSRFISDKHGVSITSDHQFNKGKLCLCMEDTYEYEVKLSVRNSGAEPVHFTYYTPLHWLKHLALTDEHNVTRKNPLTLRPGDSYDISVHFQCSWVGFYPVTLAFEFKPDPEPTSAEFYIVRFIEARCITALGVELAPIAPYKPQPLCTWTPEVDCTIVDGQRPDGLSVLHLKNVVPLKKYCIPPYVNQLIESLKSRHSGQRQTLLETPLSWEIYTQKFQLLLFLEEHQMESDIKRYNIPNNEREEHAVMSRDKSNKKLLVLDVPGVSENRPSVLRGDQLLVCPKGESGVKYRGYVHSVELNKVKLGFSSDLLNRFFEGMRFSVEFTLNRTSLRVQHRAAELAAEHSLEELLFPAAPTQQQTELPDLSLFDRNLEKNPEQLRAVQHIVAGSSKPAPYLVFGPPGTGKTVTLVEAIKQIEKTQASCHILACAPSNSAADLLCGKILDHVDNFKVFRMYASSRDPKCVPEELQSCSNLVGDCYDFPPKEELMEYRVMVTTLVTAGRLVTGGIPSGHFTHVFVDEAGHAVETESLIPLAGLLHAQTGQVVLAGDPKQLGPILRSPFALKHGLGVSLLQRMMTHFSLYQKDEGELDRRFVTKLLCNYRSHPSILKIPNELFYDSELLCNADEMLRNSYCNWPHLPKSGFPLIFHGVTGVDEREASSPSFFNRAEVEVLMEYVKKLLETQGKKGLATISPKDIGIIAPYRKQVQKIRQALNKVADKFKFRNMDKLKVGSVEEFQGQERRVILVSTVRSSSSYTDFDKQFNLGFVKNEKRFNVAITRAKALLIVLGNPRVLNTDPTWAHFIKFCSDSGGYDGISLSGILAEEEEEVVTRLAALYIRIDQVETDESAVQQYLDPEWRSDL
- the LOC118114766 gene encoding protein FAM240C produces the protein MSAALIHDRLHIKTFWEKKINSEGQFADNEEQRMNKSALNKLRGEWLVRLESRNKHLKILDDSYVRKVKTEETDET